A single window of Streptomyces aquilus DNA harbors:
- the nuoI gene encoding NADH-quinone oxidoreductase subunit NuoI, with protein MAEEPKETKPGFMNPVAGFGVTFKAMFKKRLTEQYPEQQKTTAPRFHGRHQLNRHPDGLEKCVGCELCAWACPADAIYVEGADNTDEERYSPGERYGRVYQINYARCILCGLCIEACPTRALTMTNEFELADSSRANLIYTKEQLLAGLEDGMVDTPHAIYPGTDEQDYYRGLVTEAAPGTVQQVAVSKGELHPSASPSGASEEEEATA; from the coding sequence ATGGCTGAGGAGCCCAAGGAGACCAAGCCCGGTTTCATGAACCCTGTCGCCGGCTTCGGCGTGACCTTCAAGGCCATGTTCAAGAAGCGGCTGACCGAGCAGTACCCGGAGCAGCAGAAGACCACCGCTCCCCGCTTCCACGGACGGCACCAGCTCAACCGCCATCCGGACGGCCTGGAGAAGTGCGTCGGCTGCGAGCTGTGCGCCTGGGCCTGCCCCGCCGACGCCATCTATGTGGAGGGCGCCGACAACACGGACGAGGAGCGCTACTCGCCGGGCGAGCGGTACGGCCGCGTCTACCAGATCAACTACGCCCGCTGCATCCTGTGCGGCCTGTGCATCGAGGCGTGCCCCACGCGCGCGTTGACGATGACCAACGAGTTCGAGCTCGCCGACTCCAGCCGCGCGAACCTGATCTACACCAAGGAGCAGCTGCTCGCCGGTCTGGAAGACGGCATGGTCGACACGCCCCACGCGATCTACCCGGGCACCGACGAGCAGGACTACTACCGGGGCCTGGTGACCGAGGCCGCGCCCGGCACGGTCCAGCAGGTCGCCGTGTCCAAGGGCGAGCTGCATCCATCGGCAAGCCCTTCGGGCGCGTCCGAGGAAGAGGAGGCGACGGCATGA
- a CDS encoding NADH-quinone oxidoreductase subunit G, translating to MTVTTSAPSGGGEAAVPPEDLVSLTIDGAEISVPKGTLVIRAAEQLGIEIPRFCDHPLLDPAGACRQCIVEVEGQRKPMASCTITCTDGMVVKTHLTSPAAEKAQHGVMELLLINHPLDCPVCDKGGECPLQNQAMSHGQSESRFEGKKRTYEKPVPISTQVLLDRERCVLCARCTRFSNQVAGDPMIELVERGALQQVGTGEGDPFESYFSGNTIQICPVGALTSAAYRFRSRPFDLVSTPSVCEHCSGGCATRTDHRRGKVMRKLAANDPEVNEEWICDKGRFAFRYAQQRDRLETPLVRNPEGDLVPASWPEALEIAAQGLLASRGRTGVLTGGRLTIEDAYAYSKFTRVALDTNDIDFRARVHSGEEADFLAARIAGHGRDLDGTGVTYTALEKAPAVLLVGFEAEEEAPGVFLRLRKAWRKHGQKVFSLATYATRGLTKAGGTLLPAAPGTETEWLDALAGGVGLEEGGAQAAEALRAEGAVIVVGERLAAVAGGLTAAVRAASATGAQLVWIPRRAGERGAVEAGALPTLLPGGRPATDPRAREEVAAAWGVAELPHRYGRDTTQIIEAATTGELQALLVAGVEVADLPDPARAREALGEVGFLVSLELRPSEVTELADVVLPVAAVAEKAGTFLNWEGRVRFFEAALKPDQMTRRLAPTDARVLQMLADAMDVHLGLPDLRTVRGEIDRLGAWDGPRATEPLETAAQLPRPAAGEAVLAGHRLLLDQGRLQEGDEALAGTRHAAHARVSAATAAEVGVKDGDVLAVTGSSGVVELPLQVTEMPDRVVWLPLNSVGGGVASDAGVLPGSLVRIGPATPAAEAPKEVEA from the coding sequence ATGACGGTGACCACGAGCGCTCCCTCGGGCGGGGGAGAGGCGGCGGTCCCGCCGGAGGATCTCGTCTCGCTGACCATCGACGGCGCCGAGATCAGCGTGCCCAAGGGCACCCTGGTCATCCGGGCCGCCGAGCAGCTCGGCATCGAGATCCCGCGCTTCTGCGACCACCCCCTGCTCGACCCGGCCGGCGCCTGCCGCCAGTGCATCGTCGAGGTCGAGGGCCAGCGCAAGCCGATGGCGTCGTGCACCATCACCTGCACCGACGGCATGGTGGTGAAGACCCACCTCACCTCGCCGGCCGCCGAGAAGGCGCAGCACGGTGTGATGGAGCTCCTCCTCATCAACCACCCCCTCGACTGCCCGGTCTGCGACAAGGGCGGCGAGTGCCCCTTGCAGAACCAGGCCATGTCGCACGGCCAGTCCGAGTCCCGCTTCGAGGGCAAGAAGCGGACGTACGAGAAGCCGGTGCCGATCTCCACGCAGGTGCTGCTCGACCGTGAGCGGTGCGTGCTGTGCGCCCGCTGCACCCGGTTCTCCAACCAGGTCGCGGGCGACCCGATGATCGAGCTGGTCGAACGCGGTGCGCTCCAGCAGGTCGGTACCGGTGAGGGTGACCCGTTCGAGTCGTACTTCTCCGGCAACACCATCCAGATCTGCCCGGTCGGCGCGCTCACCTCGGCGGCGTACCGCTTCCGCTCCCGCCCCTTCGACCTGGTCTCCACGCCGAGCGTGTGCGAGCACTGCTCCGGCGGCTGCGCCACCCGCACCGACCACCGGCGCGGCAAGGTCATGCGCAAGCTCGCCGCCAACGACCCCGAGGTCAACGAGGAGTGGATCTGCGACAAGGGGCGGTTCGCCTTCCGGTACGCGCAGCAGCGCGACCGGCTGGAGACGCCCCTGGTCCGCAACCCCGAGGGTGACCTCGTCCCGGCCTCCTGGCCGGAGGCGCTGGAGATCGCCGCGCAGGGCCTGCTCGCCTCGCGCGGCCGGACCGGTGTGCTGACCGGCGGCCGGCTCACCATCGAGGACGCCTACGCGTACAGCAAGTTCACGCGCGTGGCGCTCGACACCAACGACATCGACTTCCGCGCGCGCGTGCACAGCGGCGAGGAGGCCGACTTCCTGGCCGCCCGGATCGCCGGCCACGGCCGCGACCTCGACGGTACGGGCGTCACGTACACCGCGCTGGAGAAGGCCCCCGCGGTCCTGCTGGTCGGGTTCGAGGCCGAGGAGGAGGCGCCCGGTGTCTTCCTGCGGCTGCGCAAGGCCTGGCGCAAGCACGGACAGAAGGTCTTCTCGCTGGCCACGTACGCCACGCGCGGCCTGACCAAGGCGGGCGGCACGCTGCTGCCGGCCGCCCCCGGCACCGAGACCGAGTGGCTGGACGCGCTCGCGGGCGGCGTCGGCCTGGAGGAGGGCGGCGCGCAGGCCGCCGAGGCGCTGCGGGCCGAGGGCGCGGTCATCGTCGTCGGCGAGCGGCTGGCCGCCGTGGCGGGCGGACTGACCGCCGCCGTACGGGCCGCGTCCGCGACCGGGGCCCAGCTGGTGTGGATCCCGCGCAGGGCGGGGGAGCGCGGTGCCGTCGAGGCCGGTGCGCTGCCGACGCTGCTGCCGGGCGGCCGTCCGGCCACCGACCCGCGTGCGCGTGAGGAGGTCGCCGCCGCCTGGGGCGTCGCCGAACTCCCGCACCGCTACGGCCGGGACACCACGCAGATCATCGAGGCCGCCACCACCGGCGAGCTCCAGGCGCTGCTCGTCGCCGGCGTCGAGGTCGCCGACCTGCCCGACCCGGCACGCGCGCGTGAGGCGCTCGGCGAGGTCGGCTTCCTGGTCTCGCTGGAGCTGCGGCCCAGCGAGGTCACCGAGCTCGCGGACGTCGTCCTGCCGGTCGCCGCGGTCGCCGAGAAGGCCGGCACCTTCCTCAACTGGGAAGGCAGGGTGCGCTTCTTCGAGGCCGCGCTCAAGCCCGACCAGATGACCCGCCGCCTCGCGCCGACCGACGCGCGCGTGCTGCAGATGCTGGCCGACGCCATGGACGTCCACCTGGGTCTGCCGGACCTGCGGACCGTGCGCGGCGAGATCGACCGGCTCGGCGCCTGGGACGGCCCTCGGGCCACCGAACCGCTGGAGACGGCGGCCCAGTTGCCGAGGCCCGCCGCAGGAGAGGCCGTCCTCGCCGGACACCGGCTGCTGCTCGACCAGGGCCGCCTCCAGGAGGGCGACGAGGCGCTCGCGGGCACCCGGCACGCCGCCCACGCGCGCGTGTCGGCCGCGACCGCCGCCGAGGTCGGCGTCAAGGACGGCGACGTCCTGGCCGTGACCGGCTCCTCCGGAGTCGTCGAACTCCCGCTCCAGGTCACCGAGATGCCCGACCGCGTGGTCTGGCTGCCGCTGAACTCCGTGGGCGGGGGCGTCGCCTCCGACGCCGGTGTGCTGCCCGGCTCTCTCGTCCGCATCGGCCCGGCGACGCCCGCAGCCGAAGCCCCCAAGGAGGTGGAGGCATGA
- the nuoH gene encoding NADH-quinone oxidoreductase subunit NuoH, producing MSPSLAAEDLSMFGTDPWWLVVVKAVFCFAFLMVTVLFSIVWERKVVAWMQLRIGPNRHGPWGMLQSLADGVKLMLKEDVIVKRADKVVYILAPIIAAIPAFMAIAVIPFGPAGNEISIFGQRTTMQLTDLPIAMLYILAVASVGIYGIVLAGWSSGSTYPLLGGLRSCAQMISYEIAMGAAFASVFLYSGSMSTSAIVEAQQDRWYVILLPVSFIIYIVTMVGETNRAPFDMPESEGDLVGGFNTEYSSIKFALFMLAEYVNMVTVSAVSVTLFLGGWRAPWPISTFWEGANHGWWPLLWFVIKVQLLLFFFIWLRGTLPRVRYDQLMKLGWKVLIPVSVVWLMLVATVRTLRNENYDFADIALYIGGGVLVLLLLSFVADMFRGKSKEDEPAAAVGFDPMAGGFPVPPLPGQELPAVPRRRSRQERELIVSGGVNTQSDDGSLDGKEASDG from the coding sequence ATGAGCCCGTCCCTCGCGGCGGAAGACCTCTCGATGTTCGGCACCGACCCCTGGTGGCTCGTTGTCGTCAAGGCCGTCTTCTGCTTCGCGTTCCTGATGGTGACCGTGCTGTTCTCCATCGTCTGGGAGCGCAAGGTCGTCGCCTGGATGCAGCTGCGCATCGGCCCCAACCGGCACGGCCCCTGGGGCATGCTCCAGTCGCTCGCCGACGGCGTGAAGCTGATGCTCAAGGAAGACGTCATCGTCAAGCGCGCGGACAAGGTGGTCTACATCCTCGCGCCGATCATCGCGGCCATCCCGGCCTTCATGGCGATCGCGGTGATCCCCTTCGGCCCGGCCGGCAACGAGATCTCGATCTTCGGCCAGCGCACCACGATGCAGCTCACCGACCTGCCGATCGCGATGCTCTACATCCTCGCGGTCGCCTCGGTCGGCATCTACGGCATCGTGCTCGCCGGCTGGAGTTCCGGATCGACCTACCCGCTCCTCGGCGGCCTGCGCTCCTGCGCGCAGATGATCTCGTACGAGATCGCCATGGGCGCCGCCTTCGCCTCGGTGTTCCTCTACTCCGGGTCGATGTCGACCTCGGCGATCGTCGAGGCGCAGCAGGACCGCTGGTACGTCATCCTGCTGCCGGTCTCCTTCATCATCTACATCGTCACGATGGTCGGCGAGACCAACCGCGCCCCCTTCGACATGCCGGAGTCCGAGGGCGACCTCGTCGGCGGCTTCAACACCGAGTACTCGTCGATCAAGTTCGCGCTGTTCATGCTCGCCGAGTACGTGAACATGGTGACGGTCTCGGCGGTGTCCGTGACCCTCTTCCTCGGCGGCTGGCGGGCCCCCTGGCCCATCAGCACCTTCTGGGAGGGCGCCAACCACGGCTGGTGGCCGCTGCTCTGGTTCGTCATCAAGGTCCAGCTGCTGCTGTTCTTCTTCATCTGGCTGCGCGGCACGCTCCCTCGCGTCCGCTACGACCAGTTGATGAAGCTCGGCTGGAAGGTTCTGATCCCGGTCTCCGTGGTGTGGCTGATGCTCGTCGCGACCGTGCGGACCCTCAGGAACGAGAACTACGACTTCGCCGACATCGCCCTCTACATCGGCGGCGGTGTCCTGGTCCTGCTGTTGCTCTCCTTCGTCGCCGACATGTTCCGCGGCAAGTCCAAGGAGGACGAGCCCGCGGCGGCCGTCGGATTCGACCCGATGGCCGGCGGATTCCCCGTACCGCCGCTGCCCGGACAGGAGTTGCCGGCCGTGCCGAGGCGTCGCTCGCGGCAGGAGCGGGAGCTGATTGTCAGTGGTGGCGTGAATACTCAGAGTGACGACGGATCTCTGGATGGAAAGGAGGCGTCCGATGGCTGA
- a CDS encoding NuoB/complex I 20 kDa subunit family protein, which produces MGLEEKLPSGFLLTTVEQAAGWVRKASVFPATFGLACCAIEMMTTGAGRYDLARFGMEVFRGSPRQADLMIVAGRVSQKMAPVLRQVYDQMPNPKWVISMGVCASSGGMFNNYAIVQGVDHIVPVDIYLPGCPPRPEMLMDAILKLHQKIQGSKLGVNAEEAAREAEEAALKALPTIEMKGLLR; this is translated from the coding sequence ATGGGACTCGAAGAAAAGCTGCCGAGCGGTTTCCTGCTGACCACCGTCGAGCAGGCCGCGGGCTGGGTGCGCAAGGCGTCCGTCTTCCCGGCCACCTTCGGCCTGGCCTGCTGCGCCATCGAGATGATGACCACCGGCGCCGGACGCTACGACCTGGCCCGCTTCGGCATGGAGGTCTTCCGCGGCTCACCCCGCCAGGCCGACCTCATGATCGTCGCCGGCCGGGTCAGCCAGAAGATGGCGCCGGTGCTGCGGCAGGTCTACGACCAGATGCCGAACCCCAAGTGGGTCATCTCCATGGGGGTCTGCGCCTCCTCGGGCGGCATGTTCAACAACTACGCGATCGTGCAAGGCGTCGACCACATCGTCCCCGTCGACATCTATCTCCCCGGCTGCCCGCCGCGGCCGGAGATGCTCATGGACGCCATCCTCAAGCTCCACCAGAAGATCCAGGGCTCCAAGCTCGGCGTGAACGCCGAGGAAGCGGCCCGGGAGGCGGAGGAAGCGGCGCTCAAGGCCCTGCCCACGATCGAGATGAAGGGGCTGCTGCGGTGA
- a CDS encoding NADH-quinone oxidoreductase subunit D, with protein MSTSHATPRETTEGTVYTVTGGDWDEVVQSAARADDERIVVNMGPQHPSTHGVLRLILEIEGETVTEARCGIGYLHTGIEKNLEFRTWTQGTTFVTRMDYLTSFFNETAYCLAVEKLLGIEDQITERAKIIRVLLMELNRLSSHLVCIATGGMELGATTIMIYGFRDREMILDIYELITGLRMNHAYIRPGGLAQDLPPGAVDHIREFVKKMKKNLPEYDKLATGNPIFKARMQDVGYLDLAGCMALGATGPILRSTGLPHDLRKSQPYCDYETYDFEVPTADTCDSYGRFLIRLEEMRQSLHIVEQCLDRLQPGPVMVADKKIAWPAQLALGPDGLGNSLDHIKKIMGTSMEALIHHFKLVTEGFRVPPGQAYAAVESPKGELGVHAVSDGGTRPFRVHFRDPSFTNLQAMAAMCEGGQVADVIVAVASIDPVMGGVDR; from the coding sequence GTGAGCACTTCGCACGCAACCCCCCGCGAGACCACCGAGGGCACCGTCTACACGGTCACCGGTGGCGACTGGGACGAGGTCGTCCAGTCCGCGGCCCGCGCCGACGACGAGCGCATCGTCGTCAACATGGGCCCCCAGCACCCGTCCACCCACGGAGTGCTGCGCCTGATCCTGGAGATCGAGGGCGAGACGGTCACCGAGGCCCGCTGCGGCATCGGCTACCTGCACACCGGCATCGAGAAGAACCTCGAGTTCCGCACGTGGACGCAGGGCACCACGTTCGTGACGCGCATGGACTACCTGACGTCCTTCTTCAACGAGACCGCCTACTGTCTCGCCGTCGAGAAGCTCCTCGGCATCGAGGACCAGATCACCGAGCGCGCCAAGATCATCCGAGTGCTCCTGATGGAGCTGAACCGGTTGTCCTCGCACCTGGTGTGCATCGCCACCGGCGGCATGGAACTCGGCGCCACCACGATCATGATCTACGGATTCCGTGATCGTGAAATGATTCTCGACATCTACGAGCTCATCACGGGCCTGCGGATGAACCACGCGTACATCCGCCCCGGCGGACTCGCCCAGGACCTGCCGCCCGGCGCGGTGGACCACATCCGCGAGTTCGTGAAGAAGATGAAGAAGAACCTCCCGGAGTACGACAAGCTCGCCACCGGGAACCCCATCTTCAAGGCCCGTATGCAGGACGTCGGTTACCTCGACCTGGCCGGCTGCATGGCCCTCGGCGCCACCGGCCCGATCCTGCGCTCCACCGGCCTGCCGCACGACCTGCGCAAGTCGCAGCCCTACTGCGACTACGAGACCTACGACTTCGAGGTCCCGACCGCCGACACCTGCGACTCCTACGGGCGGTTCCTGATCCGCCTGGAGGAGATGCGCCAGTCGCTGCACATCGTCGAGCAGTGCCTGGACCGGCTCCAGCCCGGCCCGGTCATGGTCGCCGACAAGAAGATCGCCTGGCCCGCCCAGCTCGCGCTCGGCCCCGACGGTCTCGGCAACTCCCTCGACCACATCAAGAAGATCATGGGTACCTCCATGGAGGCCCTGATCCACCACTTCAAGCTGGTCACCGAGGGCTTCCGCGTACCGCCGGGACAGGCGTACGCGGCCGTCGAGTCGCCCAAGGGCGAACTCGGGGTGCACGCGGTGTCCGACGGCGGCACCCGCCCCTTCCGGGTCCACTTCCGCGACCCGTCCTTCACCAACCTTCAGGCCATGGCGGCGATGTGCGAGGGCGGCCAGGTCGCCGACGTCATCGTCGCCGTCGCGTCCATCGACCCCGTGATGGGAGGCGTCGACCGGTGA
- the nuoF gene encoding NADH-quinone oxidoreductase subunit NuoF, translating to MTLAPELKDTSPEKLLAPVLSAFWDEDRSWTLDVYKRHEGYEGLRKALAMSPDDLIAYVKDSGLRGRGGAGFPTGMKWQFIPQGDGKPHYLVVNADESEPGTCKDIPLLFANPHSLIEGMIIACYAIRSLHAFIYLRGEVVPVLRRLHSAVSEAYAAGYLGKNILGSGLDLDITVHAGAGAYICGEETALLDSLEGRRGQPRLRPPFPAVAGLYACPTVVNNVESIASVPAILHRGKEWFRSMGSEKSPGFTLYSLSGHVASPGQYEAPLGITLRQLLEMSGGMRPGHRLKFWTPGGSSTPMFTDEHLDVPLDYEGVGAAGSMLGTKALQCFDETTCVVRAVTRWTEFYAHESCGKCTPCREGTYWLVQLLRDIEAGKGVMSDLDKLNDIADNINGKSFCALGDGAASPIFSSLKYFREEYEQHITGRGCPFDPAKSTVWADSRTEVNA from the coding sequence ATGACCTTGGCACCCGAGCTGAAAGACACCAGCCCCGAGAAGCTGCTCGCACCCGTGCTGTCGGCCTTCTGGGACGAGGACAGGTCCTGGACGCTGGACGTCTACAAGAGGCACGAGGGATACGAGGGCCTGCGCAAGGCGCTCGCGATGTCGCCGGACGACCTGATCGCGTACGTCAAGGACTCCGGTCTGCGCGGTCGCGGCGGCGCGGGATTCCCCACGGGAATGAAATGGCAGTTCATTCCCCAGGGGGATGGAAAGCCGCACTATCTAGTTGTCAACGCCGACGAATCGGAGCCCGGAACCTGCAAGGACATTCCGCTCCTCTTCGCGAACCCGCATAGCCTCATCGAGGGCATGATCATCGCGTGTTATGCCATCAGGTCGTTGCATGCCTTCATCTATCTGCGCGGTGAAGTGGTGCCAGTGCTGCGGCGGTTGCACTCGGCCGTGAGCGAGGCCTACGCGGCCGGCTACCTCGGGAAGAACATCCTGGGCAGCGGGCTCGATCTCGACATCACCGTGCACGCGGGCGCGGGCGCGTACATCTGCGGTGAGGAGACCGCACTCCTCGACTCGCTCGAAGGCCGTCGTGGTCAACCGCGGCTCCGTCCCCCCTTTCCTGCGGTCGCAGGCCTCTATGCCTGCCCGACTGTGGTGAATAACGTCGAATCGATCGCGTCGGTTCCCGCGATTCTGCATCGGGGCAAAGAATGGTTCCGGTCGATGGGAAGCGAGAAGTCCCCGGGCTTCACGCTCTATTCGCTCAGCGGCCACGTCGCCAGCCCCGGCCAGTACGAGGCCCCGCTCGGCATCACACTGCGCCAGCTGCTGGAGATGAGCGGCGGCATGCGACCCGGGCACCGGCTCAAGTTCTGGACGCCGGGCGGCTCCTCGACGCCGATGTTCACCGACGAGCACCTCGACGTCCCTCTTGACTACGAAGGAGTGGGTGCCGCGGGTTCCATGCTCGGCACCAAAGCTCTGCAGTGCTTCGACGAGACCACCTGCGTCGTGCGCGCCGTCACCCGCTGGACCGAGTTCTACGCCCACGAGTCCTGCGGCAAGTGCACGCCCTGCCGCGAAGGCACGTACTGGCTGGTGCAGTTGCTGCGCGACATCGAGGCCGGCAAGGGCGTCATGTCCGACCTCGACAAGCTGAACGACATCGCCGACAACATCAACGGCAAGTCGTTCTGCGCCCTCGGCGACGGCGCCGCCTCGCCGATCTTCTCCTCGCTGAAGTACTTCCGCGAGGAGTACGAGCAGCACATCACGGGCCGCGGCTGCCCCTTCGACCCGGCCAAGTCCACGGTCTGGGCCGACTCCCGCACGGAGGTGAACGCATGA
- the nuoE gene encoding NADH-quinone oxidoreductase subunit NuoE, which translates to MTTSSSERGVSLGMPELPAPAYPDDVRARLETDAREIIARYPDSRSALLPLLHLVQAEEGHVTRTGMQFCADVLGLTTAEVTAVATFYTMYRRRPSGDYQVGVCTNTLCAVMGGDAIFESLQEHLGVGNGGTTEDGKVTLEHIECNAACDFAPVVMVNWEFFDNQTPGSAKRLVDDLIAGRPVQPTRGAPLCTFKETARILAGFPDERPGAVEASGAAGPASLVGLRLARGEAAPARVVHPRDGGPHDAGTPDAGPHDAPQDRAPQDRTVHEPSPTEHLSSHDAPQDTSASDPTHPAGPVAEEGE; encoded by the coding sequence GTGACCACCTCTTCTTCGGAGCGGGGCGTCAGCCTGGGCATGCCCGAACTGCCCGCGCCCGCCTACCCGGACGACGTCCGAGCCCGCCTCGAGACGGACGCGCGCGAGATCATCGCCCGCTACCCCGACTCCCGGTCCGCGCTCCTTCCGCTGCTGCATCTCGTGCAGGCGGAGGAAGGCCATGTCACGCGCACCGGGATGCAGTTCTGCGCGGACGTGCTCGGCCTGACCACGGCCGAGGTCACCGCGGTCGCCACCTTCTACACGATGTACCGGCGGCGGCCGAGCGGCGACTACCAGGTCGGCGTCTGCACCAACACACTGTGCGCGGTGATGGGCGGCGACGCGATCTTCGAGTCCCTCCAGGAGCACCTGGGCGTCGGCAACGGCGGGACCACCGAGGACGGCAAGGTCACGCTGGAGCACATCGAGTGCAACGCGGCCTGCGACTTCGCGCCGGTCGTGATGGTCAACTGGGAGTTCTTCGACAACCAGACCCCGGGCAGCGCGAAACGCCTCGTCGACGACCTGATCGCGGGCCGTCCGGTGCAGCCCACGCGCGGGGCGCCGCTGTGCACCTTCAAGGAGACCGCGCGGATCCTCGCCGGCTTCCCCGACGAGCGGCCAGGTGCCGTCGAGGCAAGCGGCGCGGCAGGACCCGCTTCGCTGGTGGGCCTCCGCCTGGCCAGGGGAGAGGCCGCACCCGCACGCGTGGTCCATCCGCGCGACGGCGGTCCGCACGACGCCGGCACGCCTGACGCCGGTCCGCACGACGCGCCGCAGGACAGGGCGCCGCAGGACCGGACCGTGCACGAGCCGTCACCGACCGAGCATCTGAGTTCGCACGACGCGCCGCAGGACACGTCGGCCTCCGACCCGACCCACCCGGCGGGGCCTGTCGCCGAGGAGGGGGAGTGA
- a CDS encoding NADH-quinone oxidoreductase subunit C has product MSDANGVNPEKDLGASNLPGQRGEGGEEIRVQRGMFGADNGGDTSGYGGLVRSIRLPGPAARPYGGWFDEVADELEGALEEQGLLPDNAIEKTVVDRGELTFHIEREHLLRVARTLRDDPALRFELCTGVSGVHYLHDKGRELHAVYHLRSITHNRLIRLEVSAPDADPKIPSLVSVYPTNDWHERETYDFFGIVFDGHPALTRIMMPDDWQGHPQRKDYPLGGIPVEYKGAQIPAPDQRRSYS; this is encoded by the coding sequence GTGAGCGACGCGAACGGGGTGAACCCCGAGAAGGACCTGGGCGCCTCGAACCTTCCCGGACAGCGGGGCGAGGGTGGCGAGGAGATCCGCGTCCAGCGCGGCATGTTCGGCGCCGACAACGGCGGCGACACCTCCGGCTACGGCGGCCTCGTCCGCTCGATCCGTCTCCCGGGACCCGCGGCCCGCCCCTACGGCGGCTGGTTCGACGAGGTCGCCGACGAGCTGGAGGGAGCCCTGGAGGAACAGGGCCTCCTGCCCGACAACGCCATCGAGAAGACGGTCGTCGACCGCGGCGAGCTCACCTTCCACATCGAGCGCGAGCACCTGCTGCGCGTCGCCCGCACCCTGCGCGACGACCCGGCCCTGCGCTTCGAGCTCTGCACGGGCGTCAGCGGCGTCCACTACCTGCACGACAAGGGCCGCGAGCTGCACGCCGTCTACCACCTGCGCTCGATCACCCACAACCGGCTGATCCGCCTGGAGGTCAGCGCCCCGGACGCCGACCCGAAGATCCCGTCCCTGGTCTCCGTGTACCCGACCAACGACTGGCACGAGCGCGAGACCTACGACTTCTTCGGGATCGTCTTCGACGGTCACCCGGCCCTGACGCGGATCATGATGCCGGACGACTGGCAGGGCCATCCGCAGCGCAAGGACTACCCCCTCGGCGGCATCCCCGTCGAGTACAAGGGCGCCCAGATCCCGGCTCCGGACCAGCGGAGGTCGTACTCGTGA
- a CDS encoding NADH-quinone oxidoreductase subunit J translates to MSNLAAYSTSTGEAFQFWVLGTVAVLGALATVFMKKAVHSALSLAGTMIILAVFYLANGAYFLGIVQIVVYTGAIMMLFLFVVMLVGVTAADSLKETIKGQRWLALLCGLGFGILLIAGIGNASLTEFNGLAQANANGNVEGLANFIFTKYVFAFEITGALLITAAVGAMVLTHRERTERAKTQRELAEERVRAGKHVPPLPAPGVYARHNAVDIAGLLPDGTPSELTVSKTLRERGQIRDVSQEALNDLKALEQRSEERLERTAVEPANLKRAEEASK, encoded by the coding sequence ATGAGCAATCTCGCCGCCTACTCCACCTCGACCGGCGAGGCCTTCCAGTTCTGGGTGCTCGGCACCGTCGCCGTGCTCGGCGCCCTGGCCACCGTGTTCATGAAGAAGGCCGTGCACAGCGCGCTGTCGCTCGCCGGGACCATGATCATCCTGGCGGTGTTCTACCTCGCCAACGGCGCCTACTTCCTGGGCATCGTGCAGATCGTCGTCTACACCGGCGCGATCATGATGCTGTTCCTCTTCGTGGTGATGCTCGTCGGCGTCACGGCCGCCGACTCCCTGAAGGAGACCATCAAGGGCCAGCGCTGGCTGGCCCTTCTCTGCGGGCTCGGCTTCGGCATCCTGCTGATCGCGGGCATCGGCAACGCCTCGCTCACGGAGTTCAACGGCCTGGCGCAGGCGAACGCGAACGGCAACGTGGAGGGCCTCGCGAATTTCATCTTCACCAAGTACGTCTTCGCCTTCGAAATCACCGGCGCCCTGCTGATCACGGCCGCCGTCGGCGCCATGGTGCTCACCCACCGCGAGCGCACCGAGCGCGCCAAGACCCAGCGCGAGCTGGCCGAGGAGCGCGTCCGCGCGGGCAAGCACGTACCGCCGCTGCCGGCCCCCGGCGTCTACGCCCGGCACAACGCCGTGGACATCGCGGGCCTGCTGCCCGACGGCACCCCGTCGGAGCTCACGGTCAGCAAGACGCTCCGCGAGCGCGGCCAGATCCGGGACGTCTCCCAGGAGGCGCTCAACGACCTCAAGGCGCTGGAGCAGCGCTCCGAGGAACGCCTGGAGCGCACCGCGGTCGAGCCGGCCAACCTCAAGCGGGCCGAGGAGGCGTCGAAGTGA
- a CDS encoding NADH-quinone oxidoreductase subunit A → MNAYAPILVLGALGAGFAIFSVVMATLIGPKRYNRAKLEAYECGIEPTPTPAGGGRFPIKYYLTAMLFIVFDIEIVFLYPWAVTFDALGVFGLVEMLLFVLTVFVAYAYVWRRGGLEWD, encoded by the coding sequence GTGAACGCGTATGCGCCCATCCTCGTACTGGGAGCCCTCGGGGCAGGCTTTGCGATCTTCTCCGTGGTCATGGCCACGCTGATCGGTCCGAAGCGGTACAACCGGGCCAAGCTCGAGGCCTACGAGTGCGGGATCGAGCCGACCCCCACGCCGGCCGGCGGCGGGCGCTTCCCCATCAAGTACTACCTGACGGCGATGCTCTTCATCGTCTTCGACATCGAGATCGTCTTCCTCTACCCCTGGGCCGTCACCTTCGACGCCCTGGGTGTTTTCGGGCTCGTGGAGATGCTGCTCTTCGTGCTCACCGTCTTCGTCGCGTACGCGTACGTATGGCGGCGCGGCGGCCTGGAATGGGACTGA